GCATGTCCGCTGTCCGCGCCGAGCAGTTGGACGAGGCCGAGACCTCCGAGGGGGAACTGCGCTACACCGACGACACGGTGCTGACCCTCGTACTGGCCGAACACCTCGTCGAGCAGGAGTCCGGAAGCGGAATCCGCGGCCAGGACCTGGCGCTCGGCTTCGCGCGGGCCTGGCGTGCCGAACCGGGACGGGGCTGGGGCGGCGGCATCGGCGACGTCTTCCGCGCGGTGCTGTCCGGATCGGAGTGGAGCAGCGCCGCCCGGAACTCCTTCGACGGACAGGGGTCCTACGGCAACGGGGCGGCCATGCGCGTCTCCCCCGTCGCGCTAGTGGCTTCGACCCCTCCGGAGGCAGCCACCCTGGGGCACCGCAGCGGGGAGGTTACCCACGCCCATCCGGACGGTTCGCACGCCGCCGCCGTGCAGGCGTGTGCCGTCCACCTCGCGCTGTCCACGCCTGCCGAAACCGCTCTCGACGCGGACCGGTTCCTCGACCGGGTGGCGAGCTGCTGCCCGGACTCACGCTGGATATCCCTGCTGGAGCGGACACGGGCGGTCCCGCGCTCCAGCTCCCCCGGCGAGGCGGCCGAGCGGCTCGGCAACGACGTGACGGCCCCCGGTTCGGTGCCGTTGGCCCTGCTCGCCTTTCTGCGCCAGCCGGACTCCCCCCGGGAAGCCATCCGCTTCGCCATAGCCGCGGGCGGGGACACCGACACCATCGGCAGTATGGCCGGTGCGCTGGCCGGGGCGCGTTGTGGCGCCACGGCGCTCCCTCCGGAGCCGCTGCGGCGTCTGGAGGGCGCGCCCCGCCTGCGGGAGCTGGGGTCGCTGCTCGCCGACGGATGAGCTCACGAGCGTCCGCGGTTTCTCCCGCGTCGCTCTCGCGAGCAAGGCCCGACTCGGCGTAGCCGGCTGCTCGATGTCGGGCCTCGGCGGAGCGGGGGCCCGCGGGAGGCCCCGCTCCGCCGACCCCGCGCGAACCGAGCCGGCAGGGCTTCGCTACTGGACGAACTGCGACATGTTGGAGATCTTCCACTCCCCGTCGCTCTTCTCGGCCTGCACCGTCAACTGGGCGGGATACACGCCGCCGTCGTCGCTCTTGGTGCTCGTGGCTTCCTGGTTCACGAACAGCAGGACCTCGGCACGATCCCCCTCGAGGAGGGTCACCCCCGACCTGGTGACGGTGCTCGTGAGCTTCATCTTCTGCTCGGGCGCCTGCTCACGCACCGTTTTGAACATTTTGTCGTACTGATCCACGGCCTTTCCCACCAGCAAGTTCTCTGCCGCCTCCTCGGTTTTGCCCACATTGGAGTAGTCGTAGGAGAACAGCTTTTCCACCGCGCTGCCGACCCGTCCCTTGACCTCGCTGGTGGCGGCCTCGTCGACGAGGGCCGCGTTCGCGGAGGGACCTTCGTGCCGCAGCGCGTGGGCGGCCTCGTGGAACCAGTACGCGAGCCCGCCGAAGCCGAGGGCGAGCACCAACAGCACCGCCGTCAGCGCGACCGGTTTGTCGCCGGGAGCGAACCCGGACCGGCTCTTGGAGCCCGCGCCGCGTTTCCGCGCGCGCTTTCTCCGCCCACCAGGGGATTCGGCGGGAGAAGCGGCGGTTTCCCACTGCTCGGGCGTACCGGAGTCCTGCCCCCGCGCGGATTCGTCGCGGGACTCGCCGATCTCGTCCCGCCGTTCGGAGTCCCGCTCGGAATCCCCGGAAACGGTGTTCGTCTCCTCCACGGTGTCGGCTCCCGCGGTGCCCTCCCCCGAAGCGTCGTCATCCTCCGAAGCGGAATCGGCCGCGGTCGCGGTGTCCGTCGAGTTCTCCACGGTGGACACCGCGGGCTCGACGTCGTCCACCTCCCCGGTTTCCGCGATCGTCCCCTCGGACTCCTCCCCGACGGCCGTGTTCGTGTCCTGCCGGGCGCTCTCCTCGGTGGTCGTGCCGTCCACCCGCGGGGACTCGCCCTCCGCGACGGTGTTCGTGCGGTTCCTCGTTCCGGCGACACGCGGCTTGCGCGCGGGGGAACCGCCCTGGCGGCGGCGTGGAGTACTGCGGGAAACGCTCACGGCGATCTCCTTCCCGGCCTGTTACGCGAAGTTCTGCTATGAGTTCTAGATCGAGGTCGGGGTCATCCGGCTCATCTTCCACCCCTGCCCGGTTCTGGTGAGCTCCGCGCGAACCCGCCAGCGGCTGGTGGACGGTTTCCCGTCCGTGGGTTCCTCGGTGATCTTGTAGCTCGCGATCATCCGCGCCTTGCCCTCGCGGGTGTTCAGCTCGGTCAGCGCCGAGTCCAGAACCTCGGCCCGCATGACCGCCTTGTTCTTGGTTATTCGCTCGATCCGCTGGTCGCGGCTTCCCTCGAGCACGTCGCGCAGCGGGCCGGTGGTGCCGTCGAGGGCCTGGTCCATGTCCCGCTGCGCCTGCCGGTGATCGATCGAGTTGTAGTTGATCACCGCCTGTCTGCCCGCGCTCAACACCCGATCCCGGGTAGCGGCCAGCTCCACCGAGGAGTCGTTCGCCGCGAGCGCCCAGGAGATACCGAACCCTCCGGCCGCGAGCACGCTCACGGCCAGCAGGACGGACGCCGCCCGTAGCGGCCACCTCCGCCCGGAGTGGTTCCGCTGCGGACCTGTCGTGTTCATGACGATTCCCCACACCCCCGACAACTCGAACAGAAAATTTCAATCACCCCGACCGTCCGGAGCGTTCCGGCTTCCGCGCACCACGGTCGGACTGTCCTCGGGCACCTCACAGCGCGCATCGCTGTTCAACGGAACCGGAGTCAGCTCGTTGCCCGCTCTTCGCTCGGTTCCCTCGTACACGCAGGGCATCGGGTCGAAGGCGTTGAGCACCAGACCGAAGTGCGCCGAACCGTCCCCCGGGGCCACGGTGAAACCTCCCGCGGACACGGCCGGATAGGTCACGAACATCTGCTCCAGCCCGGCCGCGTTGTCCTCCAGTGCCCGCGCCGTCGGTATCCCGTTGGCCATGAGCGAGGAGAGCTTCGGGCCGGTCCGTCGCAACACACCGCTGACCTCCTCGGCGGCCGGGGTGCCGCGGTCCAGGATCGCTCGGATGTCGCCGTCGGACTTCTCGAGCTGCTCGGAGACCAGCCGGAGATCCTCGCTGAACGACCGGACGGACGAGGCCTGATCGTTCTGGGTGTCGAGCACGGTGGTGGTGTCCGCGAGCAGTTTCCTGGTCTGGGGCAGGTGCGCTTCGGCCTCCGCGGTGAACTCGTCGGTGGTGTCCAGCACCCGCTGGAGCTCGTCCCCGTTCCCCTCGAAGGCGGTACCCAGCTCGTCCACCACCGTGCGCAGCGAGTCCTCGGGCACGGACTCGACGAGTGTGTTCACATTGTTCAGCAGGTCCTCGACGGGCAGCGGGGTGGTGGTGTCCTGTTCCCGGACGACCGAACCGCCGTGCAGGTACGGCCCGCCGGAGCTCTTCGGGCGCAGGTCCACGTACTGCTCTCCGACGACCGAGCGGTTGGCCACGACGGCCCGCACGTCGGCGGGAATCCGCGGCGCGGAGGGTTCGATGTCCAGGGGGACCTCGACTCCGCCCCGGGTCAGTTCGAGTTCGCCGACCCTGCCCACCTGAACTCCCCGGTAGGTCACCTCGGCGTTGGGAAATATCCCGCCCGAGCTGGCGAGCTGGACCGTGACCACGTATCCCCTGGGGCCGAACAGCCGGTCCAGCCCCGCGTATCTGGCTCCGGCGTAGCTGACCCCCACCAGTGCCACGGCGAGGAAGGCCGCGATCTGCACACGTACTTTGCGGGTGAGCATCAGTCACCTCCGAACAGGAAGCCGAAGAGGCCTCCGTCGTCGGACGATCCGTCGCCGGACGAGGACCCCCCTTCCGGCTGTTTGGTCGCCCCCTCACCGGAGTGATTCCCGGATCCGTCCGGTTCGACGGGAGCGGGCGGGTCCCCCCCGGAAAGCGGCAGGGGCAGGTCGGGCAGCTGCGAGCTCTCGGACTCGTTCGGCAGGTCGAGCAGGGGTTGCCTGCTGCGCCCCAGATTCTCGGTCACCCGGCTCAGGTTCAGGTCGACGTCGATGTGCAGGTTGGTGTAGTCACCCTTGATGCCTTCGACCGCCGAGTCCGTGAACGGGTAGGTGAACAGGATCTCCAACGATTTCGGCAGGTCCGAACCGGCCGCCGCGAGGTTGCGCAGCACGGGTTGCAGGTTCCGGAGGTTGTGCAGGACGTCCTGTCTGGTGCTGTTGACCACGTCGGTGGCCACACCGGAGAGCTCGTCCAGCGACTCCAGCATCGTCACCAGCTGGTCCCGCTGGTCGTTCAGCACTTTCAGCCCGGGTTCCAGGTCGTTCAGCGCCGTGTCGATGTTTCCGCGCTGCTCGCGCAGCGTGGCGCTGAGCTCGTTGACGCTGTCCAGGGCGGCCGTGATCTCGTCCTTGCTCCCGTCGAGCTCGGACACCAGGTGGTCCGTTCTGGACAACAGGTCGCGCACCTCGCCCTCCCTGCCGTCCAACGCCTTGTTGAGCTCTTCGGCTATGTTCTGCACCTTCCCGATCGCACCGCCGTTGAGCAGCATGGAAAGCGCCCCCAGGACCTCCTCGACCTCGGGGCCGCGTCCCGTGCGCTCCAGCGGGATCAGGTCCCCCTCGGCCAGGCGCTTCCTGTCCGCCTCCGATTCCGGGGGCTTGTACAGCTCCACGTACTTCTCACCGAGCAGGCTGGACTGCTCGATCTTGGCCAGGGCGTCGCGCGGCAGCTCCACCTCGTCGTTGACGACCATGGTCACTTCCGCCTGCCAGGACTCGTCGGTGAGCTCGACGTTCGAGACCCGGCCCACGGGCACGTCGTTGACCCGCACGCCCGCGTTCGGGACGAGGTCGGTCACGTCGTCGAACCGCGCCTTGATCGTGTAAGGCTCGTCACCCACGTCCGCCCCGCCGGGCAGCGGAAGGCTGTGCACGCCCTTGAAGCCGTCCAATCCGCACCCCGCGGTGAGCAGCAGCGTGCCGAACAGCGCCAGCAGCAGCCCCGGAATCCGGCGGCGCGCGGCGGAGCCTCCGCGATCGTGACTCGCCCGTGCGATTCCATCGGTTTCCGACATCAGCCCTGTCCTCCCGATCCGGACCCGTCCGAGCCGCCGAAGACCCTGTCGCTACTGGTCTTCAGCGGCAGCGGGAGATCGGGCCGCTCGCCACGCTGCAGCTTGGAGATCGTCTCCGCCGGGTTCGGCAGCTCGCCTCCCCCGTCCAGGAAGTTCTGCGCGGACTCGCAACCGGAACGCAACCCCTCGGGCACGTTGGCCTGCTCCGAGGTGCCGTTCCCGCTGCCGGGGCGAACCTGCTCGAGGAGTTTGCACAGCAGCACCAGCGGGGGCTGCCGCAGCTCGTTGAGATTCGCCCTGGTGTCCAGGGTTCCCGAGGACGCGTTGTACGAGTTCTGCAGATTGCCCAGGGCCAGCGGCGCGTTGGTCAGGGTCTCGCGCAACGCCTTGTTCTGCTGGGAGACCACCTTGGCTATCGAGTCGAGCTGTTCGACGTTGCTGTGCAGCTTGTCCTTGTTGGTGCGCACGAAGGACTTCACCTTGTTCAGCGCGAGAGCCAACTCGGACAGCGCGGTGTCGAGGTCGTCCCGCTGGGAGGCGAGCAGGTCGTTGATCTCGCGCATCTGGCTGTTGAAGCGACGCACCTCGCCGTCGTTGTCGGCCAGGTTCGAGGTGACCTTCTGCAGTTTGTCCACAGTGGCGAAAAGGTCCTCGCTGCTGCCGGAGAGCGTGCTGCCCGCCTTGCCCAGATCGCGCAGCGTGCGCGAGATCAGCTCGCCGTTGCCCTCGAGGTTCTTCGCTCCGGTTTCGAGCATTTCGCTCAGCTCGCCGTCGGAGTTGGCTCCCTTCGGGCCGAGCGACTCGGACAGCTCGTTGAGGCTATTGTAGACCTCGTCGATCTCCACCGGGGTCACGGTCCGCTCGTTCGGGATGGTCGCCCCGTCCTTCAGCGTCGGCCCGCTCTCGTAAACCGGGGTCAGCTGCACGAAACGTCCGCTGACCACGCTGGGCGATACCACGGCGGCTCCCGCGTTCGCCGGGATCTTCAGCTCGCGCCGCACGCTCATCTCCACGCGGACGCGTTCCGGCTGCGGCGTGACCGTGTCGACGCTGCCCACCCGCACTCCGAGGACCCGGACCTCACCGCCCTCGTACAGGCCGACCGCGTCGTCGAAGTAGGCGACGACGCGTCGCTGGTCCACTCCGAAGAACACCCACCAGACGGCGACGCTGACCAGCAGGACGAACACGCTGCCCAGCGCCAGACCGCGGGTGAACGGAGGTTTGCCCAATCGGCTCATGGCAGACATCCCTCCTGGTTGACCGGGCCGACCGCGGGTGGGAGCAACCCGCAGAGGTAGACGTCGAACCAGCGCCCGTTTCCGAGCACGTTGGAGAACAACCTGGTGAACGGGGCCATCCGTTCGATGCTCTTGCCCAGGTTCTCCTGGTTGTCCCGCAGTAGCTTGGTGACCTGGTCCAGCTGTTCCAGCGCGGGTTGGAGCTGTTCCTCGTTGTCCTCGACCAGTCCGGTCAACTGCCTGGACAGTTCCGTCACCCCGTCGAGCAGCGACTTGATCGCGTCCCTGCGCTGTCTCAGCTCCCGCAACAACCGGTTGCTGTCCCGCAGGAGCTTCTCGATCTCGGTGTTGCGCTCGGCCAGCGTTCCCGCGACCCTGTTGGTCTTGCCGAGCAGCTCCTTCAGTTGCTCGTCGCGTTCGGAGATGGTGTTGGACAGCCTGGACAGACCCTGCAGCGTGCCGCGCATCTCCTCCTTCGTCCCGGAGAAGGTCTCCGACAGCGTCCGGAAGCTCTCGGCCAGCTGCTCGGTGTCGACCTCGCCGACCGTGTCGGACAGCTGCTCGAAGGTCTCGATCACGTCGTAGGGCGACATGGTGCGCTGCAGCGGGATCGGTTCCGAGCGGTTCTGCTCCTGCTCGCCGCGCGTGTCCAGGGCCAGGTACTTCTTGCCGAGCAACGTGCCGACCTTGATCGCCACGTGCGTGCGGTCGCCCACCCAGGCGTCCTCGACGTCGAAGGTGACCTTCACGTGCCCGCTCTCCAGTTCGACCCCGGTGACCGAACCGACCTGGACACCGGCTATCCGCACGGTGTCGCCCTCGGCCAGCCCGCCCGCCTCGCTGAAGTTGGCCGTGTAGGTGGTTCCCGAGACGAACGGAAGGCTCTTGTAGTTCATCGCGAGCAGGAATCCGAGGGTCAGCACCAACAACCCCGCCACGCCGATCTTGAGTGGATCCCGCTTCTGAAAGGACTTCATGGGCGACACCTCGGCTGGGTAACCGGCATCAACGGCAGCGGGACCTCGGCCTCACCGACACCGACCTTCCCGGAGACCCCGCACACGTAGAAGTTGAACCAGGAGCCGTAGCTGGCCGTTTTACTGATCGTTTCGAGCTTGCCCGGCATGTTCTGCAGGAACTCGCGCACGTCGGCCTTGTTCCGGTTGAGGTTCGCCGACACCTCGCGCAGCCCGGCGATGTCCTGCTTCAACGGTTCGCGGACGTCCTCGGCGAATCCCGCTGTGGTGTGGGTCAGCTCGTCCATGGCCGTGATGGCGCTGCCCACGGAGCCCCGGTCGGCGGACAGCCCGGACACCAGTTCCTGCAACTGGGTCACCAGCCCGGACAGC
This genomic stretch from Actinopolyspora halophila DSM 43834 harbors:
- a CDS encoding ADP-ribosylglycohydrolase family protein codes for the protein MNSGDRRDRAAGLLLGAALGDALGARFEGMSAVRAEQLDEAETSEGELRYTDDTVLTLVLAEHLVEQESGSGIRGQDLALGFARAWRAEPGRGWGGGIGDVFRAVLSGSEWSSAARNSFDGQGSYGNGAAMRVSPVALVASTPPEAATLGHRSGEVTHAHPDGSHAAAVQACAVHLALSTPAETALDADRFLDRVASCCPDSRWISLLERTRAVPRSSSPGEAAERLGNDVTAPGSVPLALLAFLRQPDSPREAIRFAIAAGGDTDTIGSMAGALAGARCGATALPPEPLRRLEGAPRLRELGSLLADG
- a CDS encoding MCE family protein, with protein sequence MLTRKVRVQIAAFLAVALVGVSYAGARYAGLDRLFGPRGYVVTVQLASSGGIFPNAEVTYRGVQVGRVGELELTRGGVEVPLDIEPSAPRIPADVRAVVANRSVVGEQYVDLRPKSSGGPYLHGGSVVREQDTTTPLPVEDLLNNVNTLVESVPEDSLRTVVDELGTAFEGNGDELQRVLDTTDEFTAEAEAHLPQTRKLLADTTTVLDTQNDQASSVRSFSEDLRLVSEQLEKSDGDIRAILDRGTPAAEEVSGVLRRTGPKLSSLMANGIPTARALEDNAAGLEQMFVTYPAVSAGGFTVAPGDGSAHFGLVLNAFDPMPCVYEGTERRAGNELTPVPLNSDARCEVPEDSPTVVRGSRNAPDGRGD
- a CDS encoding MCE family protein, which codes for MSETDGIARASHDRGGSAARRRIPGLLLALFGTLLLTAGCGLDGFKGVHSLPLPGGADVGDEPYTIKARFDDVTDLVPNAGVRVNDVPVGRVSNVELTDESWQAEVTMVVNDEVELPRDALAKIEQSSLLGEKYVELYKPPESEADRKRLAEGDLIPLERTGRGPEVEEVLGALSMLLNGGAIGKVQNIAEELNKALDGREGEVRDLLSRTDHLVSELDGSKDEITAALDSVNELSATLREQRGNIDTALNDLEPGLKVLNDQRDQLVTMLESLDELSGVATDVVNSTRQDVLHNLRNLQPVLRNLAAAGSDLPKSLEILFTYPFTDSAVEGIKGDYTNLHIDVDLNLSRVTENLGRSRQPLLDLPNESESSQLPDLPLPLSGGDPPAPVEPDGSGNHSGEGATKQPEGGSSSGDGSSDDGGLFGFLFGGD
- a CDS encoding MCE family protein, encoding MSAMSRLGKPPFTRGLALGSVFVLLVSVAVWWVFFGVDQRRVVAYFDDAVGLYEGGEVRVLGVRVGSVDTVTPQPERVRVEMSVRRELKIPANAGAAVVSPSVVSGRFVQLTPVYESGPTLKDGATIPNERTVTPVEIDEVYNSLNELSESLGPKGANSDGELSEMLETGAKNLEGNGELISRTLRDLGKAGSTLSGSSEDLFATVDKLQKVTSNLADNDGEVRRFNSQMREINDLLASQRDDLDTALSELALALNKVKSFVRTNKDKLHSNVEQLDSIAKVVSQQNKALRETLTNAPLALGNLQNSYNASSGTLDTRANLNELRQPPLVLLCKLLEQVRPGSGNGTSEQANVPEGLRSGCESAQNFLDGGGELPNPAETISKLQRGERPDLPLPLKTSSDRVFGGSDGSGSGGQG
- a CDS encoding MCE family protein codes for the protein MKSFQKRDPLKIGVAGLLVLTLGFLLAMNYKSLPFVSGTTYTANFSEAGGLAEGDTVRIAGVQVGSVTGVELESGHVKVTFDVEDAWVGDRTHVAIKVGTLLGKKYLALDTRGEQEQNRSEPIPLQRTMSPYDVIETFEQLSDTVGEVDTEQLAESFRTLSETFSGTKEEMRGTLQGLSRLSNTISERDEQLKELLGKTNRVAGTLAERNTEIEKLLRDSNRLLRELRQRRDAIKSLLDGVTELSRQLTGLVEDNEEQLQPALEQLDQVTKLLRDNQENLGKSIERMAPFTRLFSNVLGNGRWFDVYLCGLLPPAVGPVNQEGCLP